From Pongo pygmaeus isolate AG05252 chromosome 2, NHGRI_mPonPyg2-v2.0_pri, whole genome shotgun sequence, a single genomic window includes:
- the LOC129034158 gene encoding LOW QUALITY PROTEIN: serine/threonine-protein phosphatase 2A 56 kDa regulatory subunit gamma isoform-like (The sequence of the model RefSeq protein was modified relative to this genomic sequence to represent the inferred CDS: inserted 1 base in 1 codon): protein NEKEKESLKAGKSGKSSKEGQDTVESEQISVRKNSLVAVPSTVSAKIKVAISQPIMKKDKWQNSSGFSASNNRELQNLPSLKDVPPADQKKLFIQKLCQCCVLFDFVSDPLSDLKWKELKRAALSEMVEYITHNWNVITEPVYPEVVHMFAVNMFRTLPPSSNPTGAEFDPEEDEPTLEAAWLHLXLVYEFFLRFLESPDFQSNIAKKYIDQKFVLQLLKLFDSEDPRERDFLKTTLHRIYGKFLGLRAYMRKQINNIFYRFICETEHHNGIAELLEILGSIVNGFALPLKEEHKIFLLKVLLPLHKVKSLSVYHPQLAYCGVQFLEKDSTPTEPVVMALLKCWPKTHSPKEELEAILDVIEPSEFVKTMEPLFRQLAKCVSSPHFRVAERALYYWNNEYIMSLISDNAAKIPPIMFPSLYRNSKTHWNKIIHGLIYNALKLFIEMKQKLFDDRTQQFKAEKLKEKLKMEVREEAWVKIENLAKANPQVLKTRVT, encoded by the exons AACGAGAAGGAGAAAGAATCACTAAAAGCAGGGAAGAGTGGAAAAAGTTCAAAAGAAGGACAAGACACAGTAGAATCAGAGCAAATTTCCGTCAGGaaaaacagccttgttgctgtCCCGTCTACAGTGTCTGCTAAAATAAAAGTAGCCATCTCTCAGCCCATAATGAAGAAAGACAAATGGCAAAATTCTTCAGGGTTTAGCGCAAGCAATAATAGAGAACTTCAAAACCTACCATCCTTAAAAGATGTTCCTCCTGCTGATCAAAAGAAGCTTTTTATCCAGAAGTTGTGTCAGTGTTGCGTCCTTTTTGACTTTGTTTCTGATCCACTAAGTGACCTAAAGTGGAAGGAATTAAAACGAGCTGCTTTAAGTGAAATGGTAGAATATATCACCCATAATTGGAATGTGATCACAGAGCCTGTTTACCCAGAAGTAGTCCATATGTTTGCAGTTAACATGTTTCGAACATTACCACCTTCCTCCAATCCTACGGGAGCAGAATTTGACCCAGAGGAAGATGAACCAACGTTAGAAGCAGCCTGGCTTCATC CACTTGTTTATGaatttttcttaagatttttagAGTCTCCAGATTTCCAATCTAATATAGCAAAGAAATATATTGATCAGAAGTTTGTATTGCAGCTTTTAAAGCTCTTTGACAGTGAAGATCCTCGGGAGAGAGATTTTCTTAAAACCACCCTTCACAGAATCTATGGGAAATTCCTAGGCTTGAGAGCTTACATgagaaaacagataaataatatattttataggttTATTTGTGAAACAGAGCATCATAATGGCATAGCAGAGTTACTGGAAATATTGGGAAGTATAGTTAATGGATTTGCCTTACCACTAAAAGAAGAACACAAGATTTTCTTATTGAAGGTGTTACTACCTTTGCACAAAGTGAAATCTCTGAGTGTCTACCACCCCCAGCTGGCATACTGTGGAGTGCAGTTTTTAGAAAAGGACAGCACCCCCACAGAACCAGTGGTGATGGCACTTCTCAAATGCTGGCCAAAGACTCACAGTCCAAAAGAAGAATTAGAAGCGATTTTAGATGTCATTGAACCATCAGAATTTGTGAAGACCATGGAGCCCCTCTTCCGGCAGTTGGCCAAATGTGTCTCCAGCCCACACTTCCGGGTGGCAGAGCGAGCTCTCTATTACTGGAATAATGAATACATCATGAGTTTAATCAGTGACAACGCAGCGAAAATTCCGCCCATCATGTTTCCTTCCTTGTACCGCAACTCAAAGACCCATTGGAACAAGATAATACATGGCTTGATATACAACGCCCTGAAGCTGTTCATAGAGATGAAACAAAAGCTGTTTGATGACCGTACACAACAGTTCAAAGCAGAGAAACTAAAAGAGAAGCTAAAAATGGAAGTACGGGAAGAAGCATGggttaaaatagaaaatctagccAAAGCCAATCCCCAGGTACTAAAAACTAGAGTGACATGA